The sequence ACATCATACTCATCCAACCATGTCTTTATGAACCTTGCTTTGCGCACTGGGGCACAGTAATGCTGGAAAAGAAAAGGGtcttccccaaactgttcccagaAAATTGGAAGCATGTCTAAAATGTATGCTGAAGCATTCAGATTTCCCTTTACTGGAAGTAAGAGGTCTAGCCTAAGTCCTGAAAAACAGCCCCATACCATTATCCATCCTCCACCAAACTTGATAATGTatgtctaatatatatatataaataacattatcAAATATATgtctaaagtgtcccctgaatgtgtctgtgaagtttcagctcaaaataccccatagattttttttaactggctATTTTgcggcatcattaaatatgcgccgattcaggctgtggcccctttaaattcttgtgCTCCCCACCCCCCCGAGCTTAAACAAAGCTTAACAGCATAAACatagttcacacagctaatataaccctcggatctttacaaagtgttcattatgcagcatgtctaatcgtgtaagtatggtatttatttggatgtttacatttgattctgaatgagtttgatagtgctccgtggctaaagctaacattacacactgttggagagatttataaagaatgaagttgtgtttgttaattatacagactgcaagtgtttaataatgaaaatagcgatggctcttgtctccgtgaatacagtaagaaacgatggtaactttaaccacatttaacagtacattagcaacatgctaacgaaacatttagaacgacaatttacaaatatcactaaaaatatcatgatatcatggatcctGTCAGTTactattgctccatctgccatttttcgctattgtccttgcttgcttacctagtctgatgattcagctgtgcacagatccagacgttaatactggctgcccttgtgtaatgccttgaacatgagctggcatatgcaaatattgggagcgtacatattaatgatctcgactgttacgtaacagtcggtgttatgttgagatttgcctgttcttcggaggtcttttaaacaaatgagatttatataagaaggaggaaacagtggtgtttgagactcactgtatgtcatttccatgtactgaactcttgttatttaactatgccaaggtaaattcaatttaatttttaattctagggcacctttaacgcaCTCTGCGCCTCAGCACTCTGTGACACCGCTCTGTGACATTATGCGGCCTtccactttgtggctgagttgctgctGTTCCTAATGCTTCTACTTTTCAATAATACCACTTACAGCTAATTGACTTATTGCAAAGGTGGCCccatgcttgaattcactgagcgcTTCAGAAAGACCCATTTTTTCcacaaatgttaataaatgcagactgcatggttaggtgcttgattttatacacctgtggtaATGGATCTGATTGAAACACCTGAATACTTTTGTCCATATATggtatataaatatgaattatttcttattgtcaacaaggcattttctgCCATGAAAGAGTCAGAAGATGAGATCATTTTCCATTTGTCCTTGTacttttcatgtgttttgcatAAGGTTTGTattcagggtgtgtgtgtgttttgtttgtttttttcattataaGATAATGTTTGCATGTGACCTACGTGTATAAGCTTAAGCACCCTCAAAGTTGCTTGGGCGTTAAGTGAAATGTATGAAGCAATtatatatgatgttttattaacaaaattcgggaggagcaggtGCAGATTATTAGACTAATTATCACAGGTGGAAGCATTCAGCAAATCAACCAACGGAGGTATATATACTGCAGCCTTACCTCAGGTCGATTGACAGTTTATGtcagtttatcagcatccctccaccaccccatctcctcacttctaaATTCTATCTCTCATAACCACAtccggggggagtactctgggttcgggccaaaattctgagctcggagccctcccccTGGACAGTACGCCAAATACGCATTACTTTGTCTAATTATGTGtatatgtgaactcgtgaactTATTTCTGTTACATTTGATGTGGTGCCTTGTACTAAGTTGGTTTCAGCTCAGCTTTCAGCTATAACCACTGTGTCCCTAAATaagacattaaagggttagttcacccaaaaatgaaaattctgtcattaattattcaccatcatatcgttccaaacccgtaagacctttgttcgtctttgaaacacaaatgaagatctttttaataaaatctgagagctttctttcCCTCCATTGACACTCTATGCAACTACCATTTTCAAGCCTCAGAAaggcagtaaagacatcatagaagtaatccatgtgactccagtggtttaacctcaattttacgAAGATAACAAAGCACTCACatattgcttcataaaattgaggttaaaccactggagtcacatggattacttctatgatgtctttactgcctTTCTGAGGCTTGAAAGTAGTTGTGAAGGCTGTCAAGggaaggacagaaagctctcagatttcatgaaAAAGATCCTCATTTGTGTCAAAAAgtggtgacgtactttgcagagcgacgcgaaaactccagacaggtttagtttgtattggtttgtagcgttgatcagcggtttgcagaagcagcaatggcatcgagcgatttttgcaggttgtgcaaaaaaaaaaaaagaaagtgagtggtatttacacccagtcgagcgatttgtttgctaaactaaagaagtcattcagcatcgtggagaggttaaaaggaattggattgacggtcgtgcttgccgtcgcttctctatcgtcatcgtgttatacccgccaatagcgagcaaggtggataagccagtctgtgattggttcccgcaaaagtgtaacagaagcagtagaaatgaatgtacgggtttccagactgagttgccgggcgaaatcaaattgccggcagatcaggctgggtttacccagtctactACATTGGCACAATCATTGAATGAATGCAAAACTTTTGCCATaactatatataaattatataataaaatatataatttttctttgatttctttttttttttcatcaccaGGTCCCTTTAGTGCCTCCGTAGGGCTCTGATTGTTTAAAGGAATTTGAAAATGGAAGgggatttttgtttgtttttgttttccttctctttatataaaaaacactTAAAGTGACCCACTCTGACTcttacctgttttttttttctagcagCCTACAGTGTGAAATGTAACCTCAGCACTGGTAGTCAAGATTTGGTAATCTGGAAAAGTGTGTATCTGAATCAGAGTGATCCAATCctattttgttttgaaaaaccAGCACAAGATGGATTTCctgatcctggatagcaaaacatgggatttccaaaAACTGGGTACAGATGGCTTAtagtgtattttttattaaaagtgtcattttaatgacaacttgaaataatttatttacatgatTTTAACAATCACATGCCATTGTGTGCATATCCTATCTTTTAAAATATGGATTCTCATTATTGCCAAAACTGCTGTTACAGTATATTTTGTGCATAACCCATGTATGATACCAAAGTTTTGGTCAgtttctgtttttcttccttccttccttccttcctttgtTTATATTTCAGTAGAACTAATGTATTAAATGATTAGTCATTTGTCAGTCTAGTCAGTCTTTGTTCTGTGTTTGTGACATTTGACCAAGTGAATATTTGCATACATtgctgactaacaaattggaaattagcatttatatatatttactgagtCTGCCTTATGACTGTATTTACTCACTGGCTTTCCACAGAAGAGATGAAGATTTTATGGGTTGCTTTTTTCCTCTCAGCTCATTGTGAGCTGACTTTGATCAggaaacacatttttaatagtAATGTTGTGTCTTGGAGCGAGGCTCAGAAGTTTTGTCGTGAGAATTATGTCGACCTTTCCACTATAGACAGCCAAGAGGAACTAAACAGGTTCAATAACGATGCATATGGTCAGAGGAGCACAGAGAGCTGGGTTGGTCTGAGGAAGCCCTCTGCTAACGGCAAATGGGTCTGGAGTGATGGAAGCGAAGAAACTTttcaaaagtggaaaagtggTCAACCAAGTAGTCCAGACACTGAGTTTTGTGGCAAGATTGAAACTGGTGAATTGAAGGACTTCACTTGTGATCAAAAGTTGCCTTTTTTCTGTTACAAGTGGGTGCCTGAACTGATTCTGGTAAGGGAGAACAAGACCTGGGAGGAAGCGTTTGAATACTGCAAGACTAAACACACTGGCTTAGCCTGTCTGCCAACCAGTTTACACCTCTTACAAGCCCAAAACAAGACTGCAGTCACTCAAACCCCCAGTGTGTGGACAGGTTTGCGCTTCCTGTCGGGTTCCTGGTTCTGGGTGAGTGGGGAATCTCTGGGAAATTTGGTCCAGCTGCCAGAATGCCCTGCCAATGCTCTTTACTGTGGATCTCGAAACCTGCAAGCTAAAAGTTGGGAGAACAGAAACTGTACAGAGAAACTTAACTTTTTATGTTACTAAAGAGAAAGGTAAGAACCAAAGCatacatttgtgtttcaatCAATATATTGCTCATATTAATGAAGACACATTTTTCATTGTCTATGTTTAATCTatgttgtaaataaaattaACGTATATTTGaagacacacacattcatgcatttggcacatttaaagttaacattaatatatattcatataattaGACTTGTAATGGTTTACCGGTATGACTATAGGCTACGGTTATCATATCGTGCACATTTGCTTAtctactgttaaaaaaaatcagacgGAGAATCTCACCTGGGCATAAGCAACTTCTTTCCACTTGACTGCTTAGACTTTCAACTTGCTCCACACACGTAGAGTGAAGAAAATGTCAGAGACAGAGGCTGTTATCTCTAATCTCTATCCACCGTcgaaaaataagttaaaatttGCAGTATGAGAATACTCTGGATATAgaaaaaatggaatttacaGTAGGCAGTATGAATAAATTGAAAGTAGAGCTGTACAATAAATCAAATCGCGACAtggtctgtgaatattaaagcgCAAAAAGACTGCTTTATAAATATAGAATCCGCTTGTTCTGCGTGTCTCTGTGTAAATGAGCAGGATGTTTCATCTATAAAGTATGCGTTTTCAGCGCCTATAGGACATGTCATGAACACATGAACATCACAAGAGCTGCTATGAGAGAATGCTGAATGAGcatttcataattttatttgagaaaaacCATTGTCAAATACACTCTGAAACTCAAAGGTCTTCACTTCAACCCGTCAAAATAAAGTTTTCAAGTTTGTtataaaaaagcatttattcaaCCAAAAAACCTGtttgcattaaagggttagttcacccaaaaatgtaaattctgtcatttattacttaccctcatgctgttccacacccgtaagaccttcgttaatcttcggaacacaaattaagatattttagttgaaatccgatggctccgtgaggccttcatagggagcaatggacacttcctctctcaagatccattaatgtactaaaaacatttaaatcagttcatgtgagtacagtggttcaatattaaaggtcccgttctttgtgatcccatgtttcaaactttagttagtgtgtaatgttgttgttagagtataaataaaatctgtaaaattttaaagctcaaagttcaatgccaagcgagatattttatttaacagaagtcgcctacatcgaacggccagtttggactacatccctctacttccttctttaatgacgtcactaaaacagttttttgactaacctccgcccacaggaatacacaagagttgcgtttgtagagtgtgtttgtcgccatgtcgtcgaaacgctgttattttcatcccgcagtccaatcaccgggtctgattctggctcaaattgatagggtaaaattaaagacatgtttacaataacactgagcgcgtgcatctccacgttatggtaagaggcgtgacctttccgggcaaggagcgctcagagctgtcgaataacaacacaggaaccgctggcacaatcagaactcgttacgtatttctgaaggagggacttcatagaacaaggaagtcatcagcccgtttttatgacagccgAAACGGctcagcggtatacagatacaGATGATACGGCAATTGTGCTCTAGagtatatttttaagaaatccatTATTTCTTCCCTAAAATTTTGCAATAACAGCCGATTTTGTAAGGTATGATTGTCACCATAGATGTTCCCCAAAATtaagacattattttcattttctacAACCAAAATCAACCACCTTCCACCAGAGTGAGCTTTACTTTTTAGAATTTTCCCTTTATAATTGCCTTTCAAAACTGCAACCCCTGCGGATTTATTACTCCCATATGCCAACCAAATATCACTACCCCACTGatttttccaaaaaataaagtcagacgTTACTGCATGAATttcctgtaaaaaataaaagtcagCCTTAAAtcttttaagaaataaaaaaattgccTTTCTCTTTAACAAATCACGAATGGCCTTAACATTGAACGAATATAAACATAGAGACATACTATCTTAATAAGCTACTAAGACAAGTGCTTTCTGTTCACCCAAGAACAACCTTTACATTAATAACTTAAATAATCGCGTGTCGTATAACACCAAAAATACAACGATCTTCAACTGGAggtaaaagaaataaaaattaaataacacaaaaatacCAGCCCTACATCATCATATTCAGCATATAAA is a genomic window of Megalobrama amblycephala isolate DHTTF-2021 linkage group LG3, ASM1881202v1, whole genome shotgun sequence containing:
- the LOC125264700 gene encoding lymphocyte antigen 75-like, encoding MTVFTHWLSTEEMKILWVAFFLSAHCELTLIRKHIFNSNVVSWSEAQKFCRENYVDLSTIDSQEELNRFNNDAYGQRSTESWVGLRKPSANGKWVWSDGSEETFQKWKSGQPSSPDTEFCGKIETGELKDFTCDQKLPFFCYKWVPELILVRENKTWEEAFEYCKTKHTGLACLPTSLHLLQAQNKTAVTQTPSVWTGLRFLSGSWFWVSGESLGNLVQLPECPANALYCGSRNLQAKSWENRNCTEKLNFLCY